In Ailuropoda melanoleuca isolate Jingjing chromosome X, ASM200744v2, whole genome shotgun sequence, a single genomic region encodes these proteins:
- the MOSPD1 gene encoding motile sperm domain-containing protein 1, translating to MHQQKRQPELVEGNLPVFVFPTELIFYADDQSTHKQVLTLYNPYEFALKFKVLCTTPNKYVVADAAGAVKPQCCVDIVIRHRDVQSCHYGVKDKFRLQVSEQSQRKALGRKEVVAILLPSAKEQQKEEEEKRIKEHLTESLFFEQSFQPENRAVSSGPSLLAVFLGVVCIAALMLPTLGDVESLAPLYLHLSVNQKLVAAYILGLITMAILRT from the exons ATGCATCAACAAAAAAGACAGCCAGAGTTAGTGGAAGGAAATCTTCCTGTTTTTGTGTTTCCCACGGAGCTAATATTTTATGCAGATGACCAGTCAACACATAAGCAAGTGTTGACTCTGTATAATCCCTATGAGTTTGCCTTAAAGTTCAAAG ttttgtgtACTACTCCAAATAAGTATGTTGTCGCTGATGCTGCAGGTGCAGTAAAGCCTCAGTGTTGTGTGGATAT tgtGATCCGTCATAGAGATGTTCAATCCTGTCACTATGGCGTAAAAGACAAGTTCCGCCTCCAAGTTTCCGAGCAAAGCCAGAGGAAGGCTTTAGGAAGGAAAGAGGTTGTGGCTATTCTTCTCCCATCTGCAAAAGAacaacagaaggaagaagaggaaaaaaggataaaggaaCATTTAACCGAAAGTTTATTTTTTGAGCAGTCCTTTCAACCAG AGAACAGAGCTGTCTCCTCAGGACCTAGCTTACTAGCCGTCTTCCTGGGAGTGGTGTGCATTGCAGCTTTGATGCTTCCTACGCTGGGGGATGTGGAATCGCTCGCGCCTCTCTACCTCCACTTAAGTGTGAATCAGAAATTAGTGGCTGCTTATATCTTAG gtctTATCACAATGGCTATACTTAGAACATGA